The stretch of DNA ccgatgctgtccccCAGTCCCCGATCAGCAGCCACAtgtagtctaaaggtggccatacacatcaagatccgctcgcttggcgaggtcaccagcatgcggatcttcttccgatatccacacctacgggtgggtgatatcaggggaatttaggctaattcggtcatttggccccagtaatgggcacagtcggttcggggaccacatcaacgagccgatgcagtcccccgGTCCCCGATCAGCAGCCACAcgtagtctaaaggtggccatacatatggcgagggtgaggtcaccaagcgagcagatctcccgatatccccacctacgggtgggctatatcgggggaatataggctaattcggtcgtttggccccagtaatgggcacagtcggttcggggaccacattaacgagccaatgcagtccccaatctgactaaattttttaacctgcccaatcgatatctggccaattgcaggcccctacacgggccgataagcagccgaatcggtctaagagacccatatcggcagctagaatcggcccatgtatggccaccttaatatatTAGCTGTTATTAATGTCATATCTATACATACACGGATATCTGCTCACAGTTGTTAGTCACACACAATGCAGTCCCTTTTTaaatgttaaggtccccatacacggggcgattctagctgccaatatttggcagctaatcgggccattatcgatatcgattgggcaggttaaaaaaatctggtcggatcggggaccgcatcggctcgttgatgcggtccccggactgactttgcctatactcgtcgttataatttgatcgtttggccccaggtccaaaagatcgaattagcctgaattagcctgaagatccgctcgcttggtggatctgaaggtgtatgggcacctttagaagtAGGATAAATTGTATTTGATTTGGGGATGTTTACGTAAATAATTACCTACCAGACAAACACACTAGCTATCTTGATAAAAACCATTGTATCAACTCAATAAACCATTTTTCTTGGATTCATCTTGCGTTACTGTAGGTTTTCCAAAGACGTTGGGATGGCTCCGTGGATTTCTTTCGTGACTGGAAGTCCTACAAGTCAGGGTTTGGCAGCAGGCTGAATGAGTTTTGGCTGGGGAATGATAATCTTCACAAATTAACCTCATCAGGTAATGTCTATCTCATTTCAAATACGTATTAAGGAGATGCAGGTTTTTCATTTCAAAATCACAACTTGGTTGATGTGCACCAAGAGCAGGTGTCTCCAAGACCACTTTGCATGGGTTCAGATGCTCCTCATCACCAACGCTCCCTTCTTTCTACTTTTTAGCAGTGCATTCCTGTGTATCTGGGGGTACACACAGTACATGTATTTGGGACCTTTTCTTGTTTGTCCCGTTGCCCAAGTTGGCTTCTTGTTTTCAGATCCTGCTCAAGCGTTAATACTttagctcaggggtccccaacctttatttttccaaggaccagttGCAAGGAGAAAAaattttccacggaccggggTGGGCAGGAGCGGTCTCACGTTTATTTGCACCTTTATGCGCGCATCGCGTTCGTTCGCACATTCTTGCTTACGACATGTCCGCCTCTCTGTGTGCTCCGGGGGAACATTGGCGGCCCAGTGCCAAGCAGTccacggcccggcggttggggacccctgctttagctGACCTTTCTGGTATTTGACTCTTGATTGTCCGTGACCACAATCGTCTGCCACATGTCCTGACCTTTTTGCTACTCCTTGTTTTTGCCTTTTCTCTAAAGAGTACATTGGTCCCTGTGGGCATCACAGCAGAAAGTTCTAGAGTTCTTAAGGGTTTCATTAAAGACCAGTCCTTGCAAGGTTACTCCCATCTCAATGAGGAGTTAGGCTAGTGTCAGTAGTCATTTCTGGGTTCCAGACACGCAGTTGTTTTTACATGTAGTTTGCCTTCATTGTCAAAATTTGGCCAAACACCCCAAGAATCTTACACGTGACTTGGTACCACGCTATACCATATAGCGGTGTATTTATTCAAAACTATTACTCAGATCTATTTTTCTAgcattgtagggatgcaccaaatctgttATTTTTGGACTTGGCCAAAGCCGGAACGCTTCGTGAAAGATTCGGGCGAATAACggaccaaatccaaatcctaatttgcttgTAGAAATCgggctatggaagggttaaatagaagcacaTGCTTAAAAAATTTTCACGTAAACAAAAGTTACGTGTGTCGCGATcagtaacccaaaacccagaacaattgaaACGGTCCCggtcaccagggtcggactgggggggtgcagggcccaccgaggctcccaccccaggggtcctgcaggtgccccctccgtaccttatatttttttcatgcctGGTTCAGAAATCAAAGAAACGGTTACTGCAAAGTGACTTTCAAATATGTTACAGGTTTtagaatttttgtttttgaataAACTTTCTCTCTATTAATTCCATTGAAACAAAGTCACTTTTTGcttctttttgtttctttaaaggtACATGGGAACTGAGGGTTGATCTACAAGACTTTGAGAACGCAAAGCACTTCGCTAAATACGAATCCTTCCGGATTCTGGGGGAGTCAGAGAAATTTAAGTTATTAATTGGAGCCATGAAGGGGGGTAATATAGGTAAGTGAACAGTATTAATTCTCTTTGTTGcaatatacaaattttttgtattcggactcaatccgaaactttcgtactcgttgcggcAATCCGATTTTATcgcgtaatttttgacgcacagtacgaaaaagctGCGCAAATTAGCGCAAAAAAATCTCAGGAAAtgcgcacagttctataaattagataaaatacaaactttttgtattcggactcaacctgaaactttcgtactcgttgctacaatacgattttgtcacgtaatGTTTTCCGCACAGTACAGAAAAGCTGCGCAGATTAGCTTGAAAATCTCAGAAAATACGCACCGTTCTATAAATTAGAtacaaaaattcatattttatttggactcaatccgaaactttcgtactcgttgtggaAAAAATCCAATTTTGTTGCGAAATTTTTgccacacagtacgaaaaagttgagaaAATTAGCAAGGTACGAAAAcgtattttttgtattcggaggcaatcgtactgataaatgcccccccccctaatattggccattctataacatactaaggggcatatttacttatccatgaacgctccaattgttcgatcggtccaatcgtattttacgtgactttttcgtaccttgtgcgacTATATCGACGCATACGCgacttttctgtatttttagcACGAataaatcggatcggttttgcagctgtttacaatcgttcggtacgaaaatttagtgattttcggatcgccaatacgatattatcgtgactaatacgatttttttcgtaagcattttcgggatatttacgatcttcagaaattttcgtttccaatccgaatttttcccattcgggattcgaactcgtgttttgataagtctgcccctaaaagttaactttagggTAACCCACCCCTTTACAAAAATATCATTAATAATCAGATGGAGAGGAATTACGTTCGAGCTTGTGTGTAACGTCATGTTTCTCTTATTTTCAGAGGATGCTATGAAGGTTCACAACACCATGCCATTTTCCACCAAGGACCAAGACAACGACATACTGCCGGAACACTGTGCCGATAGATATAAGGGAGGATGGTGGTACAACGGCTGCCATCATTCAAACCTGAATGGGTTGTACTTGTTAGGAAGTCACAGCAATACGGCCGAGGGGATCAACTGGTACGGAGGCAGAGGGCACAACTATTCCTACAAACGTTCCGAAATGAAAATTAGGCCTTCGTAAACTCtcagtaattacattttaaaacccTACGGGGCCTAAAATCAAGGGGCGGATTCATCACCATGTAACGTTTTTCACGTTTTTGCGGCAAAAATCACAAATTCAAGTTTCTGAAATTAGGGATTATTAAAAACCCTGCCAATCCATGTAGAAGTCGATGAGAATTGTATTTTCAAAATTCATTTGGACACTTGGCTTGTTGAAAATAAAGGCTAGAATGTGACTTCAGtgcaagtttgtttgttttttgtctttcaaataagtatatttttaaacttctgtgtcttcaaataaaaaaaaaacttaaaaattcaaatacaggtatcggatctcttatccggaaacccgttatcaagaaagttccgaattatgggaaggtcatctcccatagactccattataagaaataattctaatttttaaaaatgattccttttctctgtaataataaaacagtacctgtacttgatcccaactaagatataattaccccttattggggcagaacagccctattgggtttatttcatggttaaatgattcccttttctctgtaataataaaacagtacctgtacttgatcccaactaagatataattaccccttattggggcagaacagccctattgggtttatttaatggttaaatgattcccttttctctgtaataataaaacagtacctgtacttgatcccaactaagatataattaccccttatcggggcagaacagccctattgggtttatttaatggttaaatgattcccttttctctgtaataataaaacagtacctgtacttgatcccaactaagatataattaccccttattgggggcagaacagccctattgggtttatttaatggttaaatgacctactgggagctgctatcttgctcccttcccatggctttcagaaggagccggtgctacacattagaactgctttcagctaacctattgtttctcctactcccatgtaactggaggagtcccaagccggacttggatttcttactattgagtgctattctgatacctactgggagctgctatcttgctcccttcccattgttctgctgatcggctgctgggggtgagggggggggggatatcactctaacttgcagcgcagcagtaaagtgtgcttgaagtttatcagaacacaggtcacatggctgtggtacccagggaaataaaaaatatgactagccccatgtaacatttcaaaatgaaatataaaaagaacCTAAATCCCCATATAACTCGGTCATTTTCACACATTACCTTCTCCTGAATTAGCCCCTGCTCTCTCACTGGGACCCTGACAAAAAATACCCCCATAAAACATTAATATCAGTATGTTCCaccaaaaattctaaaaaaattaaaagtatatatgggaaaacctgcctttttaaatcATATAATCCCTACCCAAGCCCTGCTCCCcgtctccagttactgggatggctgataattccctctgtgcccagttactgggatggctgataattccctctgggcccagttactgggatggctgataattccctctgggcccagttactgggatggctgataattccctctgtgcccagttactgggatggctgataattccctctgggcccagttactgggatggctgataattccctctgtgcccagttactgggatggctgataagtccctctgtgcccagttactgggatggctgataattccctctgtgcccagttactgggatggctgataattccctctgtgcccagttactgggatggctgataattccctctgggcccagttactgggatggctgataattccctctgtgcccagttactgggatggctgataattccctctgtgcccagttactgggatggctggtaattccctctgtgcccagttactgggatggctgataattccctctgggcccagttactgggatggctgataattccctctgggcccagttactgggatggctggtaattccctctgtgcccagttactgggatggctggtaattccctctgtgcccagttactgggatggccggtaattccctctgggcccagttactgggatggctggtaattccctctgtgcccagttactgggatggctgataattccctctgtgcccagttactgggatggctgataattccctctgtgcccagttactgggatggctggtaattccctctgtgcccagttactgggatggctgataattccctctgggcccagttactgggatggctgataattccctctgtgcccagttactgggatggctggtaattccctctgtgcccagttactgggatggctgataattccctctgggcccagttactgggatggctgataattccctctgggcccagttactgggatggctggtaattccctctgtgcccagttactgggatggctggtaattccctctgggcccagttactgggatggctgataattccctctgggcccagttactgggatggctgataattccctctgtgcccagttactgggatggctggtaattccctctgggcccagtccaGCCGGGAAGTAACTACAGAAATCAGGatgctgcattaaccccagacatgatatacatatgagtgcgttgaactacaactcccagcagccccaatcCTGAAATTTATAGCTTAgggatcaactgcagaaagtaacaaatggcagccaCCCCCCAACCACATCCCATTAGAAAGTTATAGCACATCCATGCAGACAGCTTGAGCCTGAATAGAACagaaatgggagcctctgtctatactgtccgatggcatgctgggtattgtagttttaaaTCAATCCCAGCTGTAgtctaaatgtttaataaaaactacattacccagcatgcaatggtcAGGCATGTCAGGTTTACTagtggctagtttccaaactacaaacaaaaaatagcccaaatctgtaccttggcgggtttgtacttggGAAACCCGCCCGGggtttaaattagtagcccaatttggcggaaaaaAGCGCCAAGCTGGTATGGCACATTCCCGCGCTTTACTAGCAACCGCTATGCGTATGACGTAATCCTACTCCGTACGGACCCGCCCCCCGTCGGCTACGCGCTGCCTACGTGCCCTCATACGTGCTACGTAACGCCGAAATCTCGCGAGAAGAGACTTGGATTGGCTGTCCGGCCGGGACCGACACAGTAGCGGCACTGCGGGAGTTTTAAATAGCGCTCAGGGGGCGGGGCGATGCCTCTGGGCTCCGACGGTTCCGGTACTGACAGGAAACAGCCGCCTGTTTGTGGGACAATGTTCGCCGGCCTGTCCGAACTGGGGGTCGCCAATGGGGAGGAGCTGAAGGAGACCCTGACCAATTGTACTGAGCCCCTGAAGGCTATTGAGCAGTTTCAGGTGCGAAACTGCCCCGCAGTGGGGTAGTAGGAGGGGCCCTTGGTGCTAATGATGCctacagggcatgctgggaattgtagtttaccccagacatagggaggagccttcaggctgcaaggggtgctgggagttgtagtttgccccagacatagggaggagcctttgagtttaggagccttcaggctgcaaggggtgctgggagttgtagtttgccccagacatagggaggagcctttgagtttaggagccttcaggctgcaaggggtgctgggagttgtagtttaccccagacatagggaggagcctttgagtttaggagccttcaggctgcaaggggtggtgggagttgtagtttaccccagacatagggaggagcctttgagtttaggagcttcaggctgcaaggggtgctgggagttgtagtttaccccagacatagggaggagcctttgagtttaggagcttcaggctgcaaggggtgctgggagttgtagtttgccccagacatagggaggagcctttgagtttcggagccttcaggctgcaaggggtgctgggagttgtagtttgccccagacatagggaggagcctttgagtttaggagcttcaggctgcaaggggtgctgggagttgtagtttaccccagacatagggaggagcctttgagtttaggagcttcaggctgcaaggggtgctgggagttgtagtttgccccagatatagggaggagcctttgagtttaggagccttcaggctgcaaggggtgctgggagttgtagtttaccccagacatagggaggagcctttgagtttaggagccttcaggctgcaaggggtgctgggagttgtagtttaccccagacatagggaggagcctttgagtttaggagccttcaggctgcaaggggtgctgggagttgtagtttaccccagacatagggaggagcctttgagtttaggagccttcaggctcaagggatgttgggagttgtagtttaccccagacatagggaggagcctttgagtttaggagccttcaggctgcaaggggtgctgggagttgtagtttaccccagacatagggaggagcctttgagtttaggagcttcaggctgcaaggggtgctgggagttgtagtttaccccagacatagggaggagcctttgagtttaggagccttcaggctgcaaggggtgctgggagttgtagtttaccccagacatagggaggagcctttgagtttaggagccttcaggctgcaaggggtgctgggagttgtagtttgccccagacatagggaggagcctttgagtttcggagccttcaggctgcaaggggtgctgggagttgtagtttaccccagacatagggaggagcctttgagtttaggagcttcaggctgcaaggggtgctgggagttgtagtttaccccagacatagggaggagcctttgagtttaggagcttcaggctgcaaggggtgctgggagttgtagtttgccccagacatagggaggagcctttgagtttaggagccttcaggctgcaaggggtgctgggagttgtagtttgccccagacatagggaggagcctttgagtttaggagccttcaggctgcaaggggtgctgggagttgtagtttaccccagacatagagaggagcctttgagtttaggagcttcaggctgcaaggggtgctgggagttgtagtttgccccagacatagggaggagcctttgagtttcggagccttcaggctgcaaggggtgctgggagttgtagtttaccccagacatagggaggagcctttgagtttaggagccttcaggctgcaaggggtgctgggagttgtagtttaccccagacatagggaggagcctttgagtttaggagccttcaggctgcaaggggtgctgggagttgtagtttgccccagacatagggaggagcctttgagtttaggagccttcaggctgcaaggggtgctgggagttgtagtttgccccagacatagggaggagcctttgagtttaggagccttcaggctgcaaggggtggtgggagttgtagtttaccccagacatagggaggagcctttgagtttaggagcttcaggctgcaaggggtgctgggagttgtagtttaccccagacatagggaggagcctttgagtttaggagcttcaggctgcaaggggtgctgggagttgtagtttaccccagatatagggaggagcctttgagtttaggagccttcaggctgcaaggggtgctgggagttgtagtttaccccagacatagggaggagcctttgagtttaggagccttcaggctgcaaggggtgctgggagttgtagtttaccccagacatagggaggagcctttgagtttaggagccttcaggctcaagggatgttgggagttgtagtttaccccagacatagggaggagcctttgagtttaggagccttcaggctgcaaggggtgctgggagttgtagtttaccccagacatagggaggagcctttgagtttaggagcttcaggctgcaaggggtgctgggagttgtagtttaccccagacatagggaggagcctttgagtttaggagccttcaggctgcaaggggtgctgggagttgtagtttaccccagacatagggaggagcctttgagtttaggagccttcaggctgcaaggggtgctgggagttgtagtttgccccagacatagggaggagcctttgagtttcggagccttcaggctgcaaggggtgctgggagttgtagtttaccccagacatagggaggagcctttgagtttaggagcttcaggctgcaaggggtgctgggagttgtagtttgccccagacatagggaggagcctttgagtttaggagccttcaggctgcaaggggtgctgggagttgtagtttaccccagacatagggaggagcctttgagt from Xenopus tropicalis strain Nigerian chromosome 8, UCB_Xtro_10.0, whole genome shotgun sequence encodes:
- the fcn2l gene encoding ficolin-2 isoform X2, producing MWTMAITFCLLAPFHKAHDTCPEVKVVGVGDSDKLTILRGCPGLPGSPAPKGELGSKGEKGARGDPGKHGPPGEKGDNQDALSFYAARNCKELLDQGEVLSDWYIIYPDGVQPMKVLCDMHTDGGGWIVFQRRWDGSVDFFRDWKSYKSGFGSRLNEFWLGNDNLHKLTSSGTWELRVDLQDFENAKHFAKYESFRILGESEKFKLLIGAMKGGNIEDAMKVHNTMPFSTKDQDNDILPEHCADRYKGGWWYNGCHHSNLNGLYLLGSHSNTAEGINWYGGRGHNYSYKRSEMKIRPS
- the fcn2l gene encoding ficolin-2 isoform X1: MWTMAITFCLLAPFHKAHDTCPEVKVVGVGDSDKLTILRGCPGLPGSPAPKGELGSKGEKGARGDPGKHGPPGQKGEKGDNQDALSFYAARNCKELLDQGEVLSDWYIIYPDGVQPMKVLCDMHTDGGGWIVFQRRWDGSVDFFRDWKSYKSGFGSRLNEFWLGNDNLHKLTSSGTWELRVDLQDFENAKHFAKYESFRILGESEKFKLLIGAMKGGNIEDAMKVHNTMPFSTKDQDNDILPEHCADRYKGGWWYNGCHHSNLNGLYLLGSHSNTAEGINWYGGRGHNYSYKRSEMKIRPS